The Nothobranchius furzeri strain GRZ-AD chromosome 17, NfurGRZ-RIMD1, whole genome shotgun sequence nucleotide sequence acatatttagtTTTCAGTCTTCCTGCATCTCTTTCTGCTTCATCTGCTTTACAAACTGCAAAGTGTCAAAATGCTTATTGACCTTTAAAGGCTTGCTCTGTTTTATGTGGGCCGCTTGTATATTGACTCTCAGACAGCCCTGCACAGGGGGGTCCAATACACATCCTGTCCTGTCCACCCTCTCACTCATGTGTTGTGACATTTGTCCAGCACTCTGGTTTTCCCCAGACGTTTGATTTCTCCCCCCCTTTGTCTGGTTTACAGGTTGCCACCAAGTGGGCGACAGATGGACAGTCACCTTCGACATGTCCTCCATCTCCACAAGTGAACTTGTCCTGCTGGCGGAGCTTCAGATCAGACTTCCAGCTTTCTCTGCCTCCAAGCGTGCCACGGTCGATTTCTATCACTCGCAGAAGCAGAGCTGTGGCCCAGGCAGCGCATCGTGCCAGGAGGCGGCTGTTTTTCTGGGAAGTTTTAGAGCAACACCAAGCAGCACAAAGTCTTCCTGGAAGATGTTTAATGTGACTGCTCTTCTGAAACACTGGCTTGACCGGGCAGGTGTGGTTTTAACCCAAGAGGCCTCAGGAGAACCAGAGACAGAAGAGGAAAGCGGATCTGGGGATGAAGGCAACAAGAGTGACGAGTTATCTTTGCACTTGGTAACAAGGCAAAGAAAAGTCAAGCATCCAACCACAAACCAGGTCATGATGGTCATCTTCTCCAAACAGGACCAACTCCTAGAAGGCCGCGCCGCATACAGTCTAATTTACACTGTAAAAAACTCCAAGTACGTGACAAAAAACACAGCCAGAGGTGATAACCAAAGCCGTCGCCGCAAGAGGAACAGGATAGAGGGGATCAGAGTTGTTGATGGAGCGGCACCTACTGTGGCACCAGCTTCAGCAGACAGGTCCCAAAGGCCTCTGTGTCGGAGGGTGGACATGTGGGTGGACTTTGACCACATTGGCTGGGATGAATGGATTGTGCACCCCAAGCGCTTCAACGCCTATCGCTGTGAGGGAGAGTGTCCCACACCTCTGGATGTGTCCTTTAACCCCACCAACCATGCGTACATGCAGGTGAGATGACATCATCACTCTATCTCCATAAGAGCTCCACAATCCACCCGTGTTTGTTCTGCTCACGTGAATCATTCATGTCATTTTCAGAGCCTGTTTCAGCTCCACCACCCAGAGAGAGGATCCTGTCCTTCCTGTGTGCCGACGCGCCTCAGCCCGCTCTCCATGTTGTACCACGAAAACGATGATCTGATGCTGCGGCATCACGAGGAGATGATTGTGGAAGAGTGTGGCTGCCATTAAAACACATCTGAGTTATTAAACAAAACATGTAATCTGTCTTCCAAAAAACAATAGTAAATAAACTAAAAATTCCCTGACTGAATGAATTCAAACACTTATCTAGTGTGATAGCATTTTTAACATTGCCATTATGTGAATGTTAGATATTTAGGTTGTTTATGTGTTATAGTGTATATTTTGTATATatcaaaaaatgtaataaatctTATTTTCACATAACTGATGTGCGTTTTTTAATATAATAGCTCATGAGCAGCTTTGAATGCGGGAAACAACAGATTTTAgcaagattttcaaaataaaatcagaaCTTTAGATAGCCGCCTTTTCTCATCATGATGTTTGGAATAATAAAATCCTGCCCTCGTTGGTTCATGTCAGACCATCTAACAGTCTGGTGTTAGATGTTGTCACCCCTCCAATCCACATCTCGGGCtaactgtaacacacacacactccatcacTGTGTCATTAGCTACCCTCTTTGCCTTCTTTTGTTGATTGAGATCAACAGggttaaaacaacaaaacatcacTGGGTCAATGGAGTAGAAAAAGGCAGCAGTCCCGGTTTAGTGTCAGGAAGCAGAAGTGACACAAACAAACAAGAGTGATGGGGGATGCAGAGACTCAGAACCGGGAGGGTGAAGCTTCTGTGGAGGAAGAATAAAACGAACTGAAACTGTAATACACAAAACCAGATAGAAATCTCACTTTGGAGACTTTTTTTCTCCTAAAAATGAAACCAGTCTGTAAAAATGAGACATTCACTTTAAAGCCACAAATGTACACAAGGATCAGCTTGTCACCTCCTCTAACACTCGTGACAATTCTCACGCACCCTACTGATCCTGAATGCACCACGTCACACTAATATAACTGGCTCTACTACACAAGCTTAGTTTTTATTCAATAGATGCATTTTTTAAGCAGTAATTTGAAAAAAATCTAAAACTTACTCTTCATATGTTCAAGACATTAATTTTTTAAGAGTTTAAAGCtgtagacaccccccccccccccccccaaaaaaaagggcCTGGATATGTCATAAATCAGGACAAACTTAGAAAAACCATCAGATTTAAAAAGCTTTGAAGCAACTGCAGcacattcagaatgctgctgctgctagagtcttaagaaCCAAgaaaaccgagcacatcactcctgttcttgaatctctacactggttgaaCTAAAGAatcgatttcaaagtgcttctactagattTGTAattataaccctaaccctatcatTCAATGGGGCTGAAATACATGTAGAATCTCCTTCCGTTATAAATGCCCAGCAggactctgagatccttaggaagcagcCAGCTGAGGTCAGGACCAAACAGggcgaagctgcttttagctactatgctgcacacagatggaatcagcttcctcatgacctcaaatgcgccccaactctagtaacatttaaatcaaatttgaaaactttcatgtattcatctgcctttgaatgaatgtgtcttacgctgcaccttctgcactgtaactgctaacCCATTAACTTTTTTTCTGTTTAAATATGATCTAAGTTagtgtattttaattgtgcttTCACATTTTTAAATGCTCTTTTCTCACCAAATGAATTGCCTCTATGTATGAAGTTGGCTATACAAATGCAGCTGCCTTGCTATGCCATTTAGAAACATTTAAATTCCTTTAACTGATTATTTGCTT carries:
- the spaw gene encoding southpaw encodes the protein MEARVLMVFCTLVCCFGAVSSVWTHRYRSHLENDLVRGNLSTGHHGRYPLYMMQLYRSFRTADFSSSPGFSTITTQSEDPSVYTSDSVLSLMAKGCHQVGDRWTVTFDMSSISTSELVLLAELQIRLPAFSASKRATVDFYHSQKQSCGPGSASCQEAAVFLGSFRATPSSTKSSWKMFNVTALLKHWLDRAGVVLTQEASGEPETEEESGSGDEGNKSDELSLHLVTRQRKVKHPTTNQVMMVIFSKQDQLLEGRAAYSLIYTVKNSKYVTKNTARGDNQSRRRKRNRIEGIRVVDGAAPTVAPASADRSQRPLCRRVDMWVDFDHIGWDEWIVHPKRFNAYRCEGECPTPLDVSFNPTNHAYMQSLFQLHHPERGSCPSCVPTRLSPLSMLYHENDDLMLRHHEEMIVEECGCH